GCGAGGGTGGCCCACGCGTTGCTGAGGTAGAAACCGGGGTTGGCGGCCAGCGCCTCACCGACCGACGCGAGCGGCGGGAGCAGGTACGGGCTGTCGGCGGCGGTGATGGTCCACAGGAAACCCAGCGCCACCAGCAGCACCGCGAGCGGCAGCCAATAGGCCGGGCGCAGGAAGCCGAGCTGTTTGGGCAGGCCGGACTTGGTGGCGGACTTCTGGGCGGGCGGGGCCGCGGGTGCGGTCACGGGGCTCTCCTGAATCGTTGCGGGTTCGGTCATGACGCTCACTGGGCGGCTCCTGCCGGGATCGGGGTGGACCCGGTGATCGGGTTCTCCTGCCAGGCGGTCTGCAGGTGGTCGCGGATGACGTCTTCGAAGTGGTGGAACTCGGCGGTCTTGAGCATCGCCTGGCTGCGCGGGCGCGGCAGGGTGATGTCCACGGATGCGGTGATCCGGCCCGGGCGGGCCGACATCACGAGCACCTTGTCGGAGAGCCGCACCGCCTCGGAGACCGAGTGGGTGACGAAGACGACCGTGGTCTTGTTCTCGTCCCAGATGTCCAGCAGCTGCTCCTGGATGGACTCGCGGGTGAATTCGTCGAGCGCTGAGAACGGTTCGTCCATCAGCAGCACGTCGGGCTGCACGCCGAACGCCCGCACGATGGCGGTGCGCTGCTGCATGCCGCCGCTGAGCTGGGCGGGCAGCTTGTGCACCGCATCCGTCAGCCCCGCCTTGCCCAGCAGGTCGAGCATGTCGGGCGCGGGGCGTTCGAGGTGTCCGTGGATGCGGCGGCGCAGCTTGTCGGCGCGGCGGTTGACCTTGGCGGGCATGCTCACGTTGCCCAGCACGTCCTTCCACGGCAGCAGGGCGGGAGCCTGGGGCACCAGGCCGATCATCTTGGCGGCGCAGGCGCGCTCGGGGGTGACCCCGAACACCTCGGCGGTGCCGGAGTCGGCGGTTTCGAGGCCCGCGATGAGGCGGAGCAGCGTGGACTTGCCGCATCCGGACGGGCCGATGATGCTGACGAACTGGCCGCGCTTGATGTCGACGTCCACGTTCTGGAGTGCCACGTGCTGGCTGGCGCCGGAGCCGTAGATCTTGACGGCGCCGCGGATCGAGATCGAGTCGGCCGTGCTGCTGGGGGCTGAGGTCGGTGCGGAGGGGGAGGTGAGGGTCATGGGGTCAGACCAGCTTCCTGAACTCGCGGTTCTGATAGACGAGCGGGATGCGCTCGGTGCGGATGACCTCGTCGACCTGCACGATGATCATGAGGTGGTCGCCCACGGTCCAGCGTTCGTGCACCTGGCCGAGCAGAGAGGCCTGGGCGCCGGTGACGACGGGAACGCGGTCGTAGTCGCCGTGCAGGGTGACGGCGGAGAACTTGTCGATGCCTTTGGTGGCGAAGTGCCGGGCCACGTCGCCCTGGTCGTCGGCGAGGACGTTGATGGCGACGTGGTCGGTGCGGGCGAAGGCCGGGTAGCTCTCGGCGGTCTCGGCCAGGAACACGGCCACGAGCGGCGGGGTCACCGAGACGCTGGTGAAGCTGTTGGCGGTGAAGCCGTACGCGGCGCCGTTCACGTTCGTGGTGACGAGGGTGACGGAGGTGGCCATGCCGGCGAGAGCCCGGCGGAGTTCGGCCGGGTCGAAGAGGGACGCATCCGTCTCGGCGGGTCGGGGATCGGTGTGCTGCACGCTGGCCTCCAAGGCACGTTTCGAGAGTTCGAGAGGAGGAGAGCGAGCGGGTGAAGTGATCAGCCGACTGAGTGAGTCGAGTGGCAAATGGCCCGCGGAGGTCCGTTGGCTTTCACAGTAGGCGGCGCAGATTTCGCGAAAGTCCGTCTGCTGTTACGCGCAGGTAAACTCCCGAGCCATCTCGGCGGTCGAGCTTGTCGACGCCGTGCCGAGCCTGTCGAAGTAGACCCAGTGAGGTGCCTGCGGGACGTGCCCATCCCGTTGGTCGAGTTTGTCGAGACCCCGTGACGTGCGCGCGGGCGCTCCCGCAACTCAGTTCCGGGCGGGGTGCGTGAGAAGCTGGGCGAGCACCTCGAGGGCGCGCCCGAGCTCCAGGTCGGTCGGCGCGCCGTAGCCGAGCACGAGGCCCTGCTGCCCCCGGTCGACAACCGCGTAGTCGGCCAGCGGCGCGACGCGCACCCCGTGCGCGGCGGCGTGCGCGACGAGAGCGGATACATCCGTACCGGTGGTGCCCGCCTCGGTGGCCGGCGAGAGATGCACCACAACGTGCAGCCCGCCGTCGAGGCCGGACAGCCTCACTCCGGGCAGCGCGCCGAGGGCGCCGATCACCAGGGCGCGACGGTGGGCGTACTCGCGGCGCACCCGGGTGACATTGCGGGCCAGGCCGCCGCTGCCGAGGTAGTGTGCGAGCGCCGCCTGCTGCACTCCGGACACCGACGGGCCGAGGTCGTTCCGCACCTCGTTCAGCGCCGCCCCGAGGTCGCCGGTGGCCACGATGTAGCCGCACCGGATCCACGGGGTGACGGTCTTGGAGAAGCTGCCGACGAGGGCGACCCGGCCGGACGTGTCGAGGGTGGCGAGGGCCGGCAGCGGCGAGGTGCCGAAGCGGAACTCGCTGTCGTAATCGTCCTCGATGACCGCGGCGCCGGATGCCCGGGCCCACTCGAGCAGGTCGAGCCGCGCCTGCACCGAGAGGCTGCTGCCGAGCGGGTACTGGTGGCTCGGCGTGACCAGCACGGCATGCGGCGCCGGGGCGAGCGCGGCGAGCGCGGTCAGGTCGATGCCGTTCTCATCGGTGCGCACGGGTTGCAGGTGGGCGCCCACCCGGCGCAGCACCCGGCGTGCGGTGGGGTAGCCGGGGTCCTCCACCGCGATCCGCGGGGCGGGGTGGGGCTGGTGCTCGCCGACGAGAGTCGCGAGGGCAAGCCCGATGCTGGCCAGGGCGTCGCTGGTGCCGGCCGTGACGATCACGTCTTCTGCCCGGCAGGCCAGGCCCCGCGCACGCCGCACATGGTCGGCGATCGAGGTGCGCAGCTCGAGCGTGCCGCTGGGTGGCGGCGAGTCGCTGCGCCCCGATGCGGCGACGGCGGACCGCCAGGCCGCGGTCCACGCGGGGTCGACGAGCCCCTGGGTCGACGGATGCCCAGGAGCCAGATCGATCATCGCCGGGTGAGTGAGGTGGGGAGCTGGGGTGTCCTGTGTCCTATCGCCGGGAGCCCGGCGCTGGTTCGCCGCCGGAACCTGGCGCGGTGCCGACCTGCGGGTAGCGCCGGGCCCGACAGCACCCGCTGCACTCGGGTGGGGAACCGAGATACGGGCCACGTCGGAGGAGAGCGGGCCGCGGCTGCCGACAACGGCGCCGGTGAGAGTGTCGGGACGCTCCACCATCACCCGCGTCGCCGAGCCCGGACGTGCCAGCAGGTACCCCTCGCCGGCGAGTTGGTCGTAAGCGGCGACCACCGTTCCACGCGACACCCGCACCGAGCTGGCGAGCGTGCGTGTCGACGGTAGAGCCTCGTCGTGACGCAGGATCCCGTCGAGGATCGCGCGTCGCAGTGCCGTGGCGAGTTGGGCGGCGAGCGGCAGTTCCGACGCCCGATCGAGCACAATCGGCAGCTCGTGAACGTTCATGCTGGTTCCTCCTGCGGTGGGCTCGCGCCGGGCAACCGGTCTAGTTGAAGTGGTCAGAACTGGCCCTGTCGCCGATCCAGTCCGCGCTCGATCCTAGTAGCATGCCCCACTCCACACACCCCCGAGCCCACACGCCCGGCGCCGAAAACGCGACCGAAGCACCCACCGCCCGGCCCCGAGCCACCGCGCACGGCGCCGCATCCGGCCCCCTCCCCGTCACCGACCGAACCCGCATCACCCGGGCGCCCGAGCGCCAGCGCACCGACCGGACCGAGCTCTACGGCATCCTGGACGACGCGCTCGTCGCTCACGTCGCGATCGTGCGCGACGGCCTGCCGCTGGTGCTGCCGATGGGCTTCGGCCGCGGCGGGGATGCCATCTATCTGCACGGCTCCACCGGCAGCGGTATCTTCCGGGCCATGGCAGCCGGCACCCCGATCTCGGTCACGGTGACCCACCTCGACGGACTCGTGTACGCCCGCTCGCTGTTCGACAGCTCGATGAACTATCGCAGCGCCGTCGTGTTCGGCGTGCCGACGGTTGTTGCCGCCGCCGACAAGGAGGAGGCCATGCGCGTCGTCTCCGAACACCTGATGCCCGGGCGCTGGACCGAGGTGCGCGACATGACCAAGCGCGAACTCGCCGCAACCCTCGTGCTGCGGCTCCCCTTGGACGAGGCCAGCGTGAAGGTGCGCGCCCACGGCGCCTCCGAGACAGCGGATGACGGCGACGACCGGTCGATCTGGGCCGGGGTGTTGCCGCTGCGGGTGGCGGCCCTGGCGCCGGAGACCTCCGCGCTCACCCCGGCCGGCACCCCGGTGTCGGCCGCCGCGTTGGCCTACGCAGCCAGCCTCGCGTCCGTGGCGTCCGGGTCCGGACGCGCGGCCGGATGATCGTCGTCTTCTGCGCGGGCCTGGTCGCCCTGGCTGCTGTCGGCATCGTCTTCACGCTCAGGGCCACCGTCACGGACGGTCATCGCCGCATCCCGCCCCGCTGAGCGTCTCCGACCGTGCGTTGTCCGCTCAGTTCGGAACTTTGCACAGTGCGGCGGCCCGTCAATCGTGCGAAGTTCCCAACTCAGCGCCCGGATGGTGTTCCGGAGGCCAGGGTTCAGCGGGTGAGGAGCTCCAGCGGCGCATCCGGACGGAAGATGTAGACATCCACGTGCATATCGGCCGCGGCGGCGCTGGGCCAGGATGCCGGGGTGAAGAAACGGGCCAGCGGCTCGCTGATGCAGATCACCAGTCGGGGCCGGGTGGGCAGCACGCCGCGCAGCCACACCAGCTTGAGCATGTCGGCGATGGCCTTGTTGCGGTGCGACGACTTGGGAGTGCCGGTATTGGCCACGAGCTGCACGAGCACGCTCGCGGCGGGGTCGATGCCCTCGACCTCCACGCGCAGTCCGCCGGGAACCGTGAGGGTACGCGACTCGAGCGCGACGCCGAGGCGCTCGCCGAGGGCGCGCAGCATGGCGTGCTCGGTCGACTCGGGCTGGATACGCCCGGTGGCTCCGATGTCCGTCATACCGCTGGTCCTCTCGCCGCTGCTGTTCTCGAGCCCGGCCGTTCGCAAGCCCGGATGTTCGCGATCGTGGCTGTTCTCGATGGCTCAGTGTACGGCCCGCGCTGCGGGCCTCCGCTGCGACCGGTGCCGGCTCCGCGGCCGGACTGTTTCAGAAGCGGACAATTGCGGCCGGCGCACCGGGCGCAAATGTCCGTTCGAGCAACAGCTGTGCCCGCTGCACCGCGAGACCATGCCGGGCCGGATGCGCCGGGCTCCGGTGCGCCCGCGGCCCGAGGAACCCGGCGGCGGACACCCGCCCGCAAGACCGGCCGCGCGGCATCCGGTGACATAGTCTGAGACTCATGAGCGCTGGCCATTCGACGAGCTACGACGTGGCCCGTGCGGCAGGCGTCTCGCAGTCCACGGTGTCCCGCGCCCTGCGCGACGACCCGCGGGTGTCGCCGGCCACGCGGGAGCACATCCGGGAGATCGCCCGCACCATCAACTACTCGCCCAACCTCATGGCGCAGAGCCTGATCACCGGGGTGAGCCGCTCGATCGCGGTGCTCGTGGCCGACCTGCAGAACCCGGTCTACCCGCAGCTGGTCGACGCGGTGCAGACGACCCTCAATGAGCGCGGCTACCGGATGCTGCTGCTCAGCGACCGCTCGGAGGGCGAGCGCGAACGCGACGTCGACGCCCTGCGCGGCGGGCTCGTGGCCGGGGCGATGTTCATGCAGGCCCGGGTGGGCTCCACCCTCGCCGAAGACCTCGTGGCCCGCGGACTGCCCCTCGTGGTGATCGGCCGCGACGTGACCTCGCCCAACGCTGGCGCCATCGACCGGTTCGTGGCCGACGGCAGCCACGGCGGTGTGCTCATCGCCGACTACCTCTACGGGCTCGGCCACCGCCGCGTCGCCATGATCGGCGGCCCGGAGAACAACCCGAGCATCAACTTCCGGGAGGTCGCCTTCCGCGCCCGGCTGGGCGATCTGGGCATCCCACTGCAGCCCGGCCTCGTGCGCCGCGGCCTGATCGAACACGAGACCGGCCTCAGCATGGGCACCGAGTTGCTCTCCCTGGCCGAGCGCCCCAGCGTGGTCTACTGCGGCACCGACTACATCGCCTACGGGGTCATCGACGCGGCGAACCGGCTGGGCCTGTCCATTCCCCACGACGTGCAGGTGATCGGCTACGACGACCTGCGGATGTCGAGCTGGTCGATGTTCGACCTCACCACGGTGCGCCAGCCGCTGCTGGAGATCGCCACCGCCGGCACCAACCGGCTGCTCGACCGCATCGAGGGCACCTTCACGGATGCGCCCGAACGCACGGTCTTCCCCGTGCACCTCGTGGAACGCGGCACCACCGCGCCCTGGCCCGTCCCCGCCGCGTAGCCCGCAGAGCCGACACGCCGCCGCTTTAACGCGGCCGTAACAGTACCGACCAGAGACCGTTACGCCGGGGGCCCGTTTGTGCGTTTTCGCGTAATTTACGTCGGCTACATTCGAATGCATTCGGTATCCATTCGAATGCACAGCCTTCCGACCGGCGACACCCACCGTCAACAGGAACCCTGCTTTTCCAGTCCCGCACCGCCTTCCCCCAAGCATCCTCAAGACGTGCCCGCACCTAGGAGAACCACATGCATACTCGTTCCCGGCAATTCCTCACCTGGTCCGCACTCGGGGTGAGCGCCGCCCTGATGCTCACCGGCTGCGCCGCCACCACGGCCGCCAGCAGCACCACCGACTCAAGCGGCACCGCCGATGGCCTCGCCTACGCCACCTCGCAGATCGAGAAGTTCAGCGCCGACCCGGAGTTCACCTTCGACGCCGAGCCGTTCGCCATGGCCGACATCGCCGGCAAGACCATCTTCAACATCCCCAACACCAGCGCCATCCCGTTCATCGTCACGGTGAGCGAGGAGACCCAGAAGGTGGCCGAGCGCTACGGGGCCACCTGGGTGGAGTACACCAACCAGGGCAGCCCCACCGAGCACACCGCCGGCATCGACCAGGCGATCAGCCAGAAGGCCGACGTCATCCTGCTCTCCCAGGGCATCAACGGTGAACTGCTGGTCCCCGCCCTCGAGCGGGCCAAGGCCGCCGGCATCCCCGTGGTCGTCACCCACACCATCCAGGACGGCGAGCCGATCCCCGACTCGATCAAAGACCTCGTCGCCGCACAGGTCACCGCCCCATTCAACGAGTCCGGCCGGCTCAGCGCCGACTGGGCCATCCAGGAGACCGAGGGCACGGGCAACATCCTCCTCGTCAACACCGCGGAGGTGCCCGTCGCCGGCGGCATCATCGACGCGATGAAAGACGAGATCGCTACGAACTGCCCCGAGTGCACCGTCAAGGAGGTCAACGTTCCGCTGGCCGACTGGGCCACCAAGATCTCCACCAGCGTGCAGTCCGAGATCCAGATCAACCCCGAACTCGACTACGTGCTGCCGGTCTTCGACTCGATGGCCCTGTTCGTCGAGGCCGGAGTCGTCGCCGCCGGCAAGGTCGGCCAGGTGAAGGCAGCGTCGTTCAACGGCACCCCCGCCGTGCTCAAGATCATGCAAGAGGGCGAGGTGCTCGCCATGGACGTCGGCGAGTCGATGCCCTGGCTCGGCTGGGCCACCATGGACCAGGTCGGTCGCGTGCTGACCGGCGCCCCGGTCGTTGAAGACGGCTTCGCGCAGACCCCGCTCAAGGTGTTCACCAAGGAGAACGTCGACGAGACCGGCACCCCGCCGGGCTCGACCGAAGGCTACGGCGACGCCTACATCACCGGCTACGAAGCGCTGTGGGGCCAGCCGTAGTGATTCCCTCCACGTCGACACCGTCAGAGCGCACCCCCGAGGCGCTCGCGCCCCTGCTGAAAATTGAGAACCTGTCGAAGACCTTCGGCGGCCTCACCGCGCTCTCTCACGTCGACCTCGACGTTCTCCCCGGGCAGATCCATGGTCTGCTCGGGGAGAACGGCTCGGGCAAGTCGACGCTGATCAAGATCCTCAGCGGCTTCTACACCCCGGATGCGGGTGCCCGCGCCTGGCTGCGCGGCACCCCGATCACGCTCCCGATCGCCCCCGGCTACTTCCGCACCCTCGGCATCAGCTTCGTGCACCAGGACCTCGGTCTGGTACCCGAGCTCAGCGTGGTGGAGAACCTGCGGATCAGCAGCATCGTCGCCGGCCGCGGACCGCTGATCAACTGGAAGAAGGAACGGGCCACAGCGGCCGAGACCTTCGCCCGGTTCGGCCTCACCATCGACCCGGGTGAGACCGTCGACCGGCTCGGCGACACCGACCGGGCCCTCATCGCCATCCTCCGCGCCGTCAGCGAACTCGGCGATCACCGCTCCCTGTTGGTGCTCGACGAACCCACCGTGTTCCTGCCCAAGGAAGACACCGACCTGCTCTTCCGCGTGGTCAAGGAACTGGTCGCCGACGGCGGTATGAGCGCGCTGCTCGTGTCGCACGACATGACCGAGGTGCTCGAACACACCGACCGGGTCACCGTGCTGCGCGCCGGCGAGGTGCAGGCACACCTGAACACCGCCGACACCACCGACGAGCACCTCGTGCAGCTGATCGTGGGCCGCACCCTCCGCCCCGCCAAACAGGGCGCACCCGCCGCCACCCACCATGCCGGCGCCGTCGCCCGGGTCGACGACCTCGCCACCGGACACGTCGACAAGCTCAGCTTCGACGTCGCCGCCGGCGAGATCGTGGGCCTGACCGGCCTGGCCGGCTCCGGCTTCGAAGACGCCCTCGCCGGCATCTACGGCGCCCACGCCGCCACCGGCCAGCTCACCCTCCGCGGCACCCGCAGCAACCTGGCGGATGCGTCGCCCCGCACCTCCCTCACCGCCGGCATCGTCTTCGTGCCGGCCGACCGCAAGACCCAGGGCGGCGTCGGCGAGCTCACCGTGGAACAGAACGTCACCCTGCCCGTGATCGGCAGGTTCCGCTCCTGGTTCGGCCTGAACACCGCCGGTCTCAGCGGCCGCGCCGACGAGATCGCCGAGAGCTACGACATCCGCCCGCGCAACCCCGAGGCCCTGTTCAGCACCCTCAGCGGCGGCAACCAGCAGAAGGCC
This is a stretch of genomic DNA from Cryobacterium soli. It encodes these proteins:
- a CDS encoding LacI family DNA-binding transcriptional regulator: MSAGHSTSYDVARAAGVSQSTVSRALRDDPRVSPATREHIREIARTINYSPNLMAQSLITGVSRSIAVLVADLQNPVYPQLVDAVQTTLNERGYRMLLLSDRSEGERERDVDALRGGLVAGAMFMQARVGSTLAEDLVARGLPLVVIGRDVTSPNAGAIDRFVADGSHGGVLIADYLYGLGHRRVAMIGGPENNPSINFREVAFRARLGDLGIPLQPGLVRRGLIEHETGLSMGTELLSLAERPSVVYCGTDYIAYGVIDAANRLGLSIPHDVQVIGYDDLRMSSWSMFDLTTVRQPLLEIATAGTNRLLDRIEGTFTDAPERTVFPVHLVERGTTAPWPVPAA
- a CDS encoding PLP-dependent aminotransferase family protein, encoding MNVHELPIVLDRASELPLAAQLATALRRAILDGILRHDEALPSTRTLASSVRVSRGTVVAAYDQLAGEGYLLARPGSATRVMVERPDTLTGAVVGSRGPLSSDVARISVPHPSAAGAVGPGATRRSAPRQVPAANQRRAPGDRTQDTPAPHLTHPAMIDLAPGHPSTQGLVDPAWTAAWRSAVAASGRSDSPPPSGTLELRTSIADHVRRARGLACRAEDVIVTAGTSDALASIGLALATLVGEHQPHPAPRIAVEDPGYPTARRVLRRVGAHLQPVRTDENGIDLTALAALAPAPHAVLVTPSHQYPLGSSLSVQARLDLLEWARASGAAVIEDDYDSEFRFGTSPLPALATLDTSGRVALVGSFSKTVTPWIRCGYIVATGDLGAALNEVRNDLGPSVSGVQQAALAHYLGSGGLARNVTRVRREYAHRRALVIGALGALPGVRLSGLDGGLHVVVHLSPATEAGTTGTDVSALVAHAAAHGVRVAPLADYAVVDRGQQGLVLGYGAPTDLELGRALEVLAQLLTHPARN
- a CDS encoding sugar ABC transporter substrate-binding protein, giving the protein MHTRSRQFLTWSALGVSAALMLTGCAATTAASSTTDSSGTADGLAYATSQIEKFSADPEFTFDAEPFAMADIAGKTIFNIPNTSAIPFIVTVSEETQKVAERYGATWVEYTNQGSPTEHTAGIDQAISQKADVILLSQGINGELLVPALERAKAAGIPVVVTHTIQDGEPIPDSIKDLVAAQVTAPFNESGRLSADWAIQETEGTGNILLVNTAEVPVAGGIIDAMKDEIATNCPECTVKEVNVPLADWATKISTSVQSEIQINPELDYVLPVFDSMALFVEAGVVAAGKVGQVKAASFNGTPAVLKIMQEGEVLAMDVGESMPWLGWATMDQVGRVLTGAPVVEDGFAQTPLKVFTKENVDETGTPPGSTEGYGDAYITGYEALWGQP
- a CDS encoding flavin reductase family protein; this encodes MQHTDPRPAETDASLFDPAELRRALAGMATSVTLVTTNVNGAAYGFTANSFTSVSVTPPLVAVFLAETAESYPAFARTDHVAINVLADDQGDVARHFATKGIDKFSAVTLHGDYDRVPVVTGAQASLLGQVHERWTVGDHLMIIVQVDEVIRTERIPLVYQNREFRKLV
- a CDS encoding ABC transporter ATP-binding protein, whose product is MTLTSPSAPTSAPSSTADSISIRGAVKIYGSGASQHVALQNVDVDIKRGQFVSIIGPSGCGKSTLLRLIAGLETADSGTAEVFGVTPERACAAKMIGLVPQAPALLPWKDVLGNVSMPAKVNRRADKLRRRIHGHLERPAPDMLDLLGKAGLTDAVHKLPAQLSGGMQQRTAIVRAFGVQPDVLLMDEPFSALDEFTRESIQEQLLDIWDENKTTVVFVTHSVSEAVRLSDKVLVMSARPGRITASVDITLPRPRSQAMLKTAEFHHFEDVIRDHLQTAWQENPITGSTPIPAGAAQ
- a CDS encoding pyridoxamine 5'-phosphate oxidase family protein, with the translated sequence MPHSTHPRAHTPGAENATEAPTARPRATAHGAASGPLPVTDRTRITRAPERQRTDRTELYGILDDALVAHVAIVRDGLPLVLPMGFGRGGDAIYLHGSTGSGIFRAMAAGTPISVTVTHLDGLVYARSLFDSSMNYRSAVVFGVPTVVAAADKEEAMRVVSEHLMPGRWTEVRDMTKRELAATLVLRLPLDEASVKVRAHGASETADDGDDRSIWAGVLPLRVAALAPETSALTPAGTPVSAAALAYAASLASVASGSGRAAG
- a CDS encoding sugar ABC transporter ATP-binding protein; translated protein: MGPAVVIPSTSTPSERTPEALAPLLKIENLSKTFGGLTALSHVDLDVLPGQIHGLLGENGSGKSTLIKILSGFYTPDAGARAWLRGTPITLPIAPGYFRTLGISFVHQDLGLVPELSVVENLRISSIVAGRGPLINWKKERATAAETFARFGLTIDPGETVDRLGDTDRALIAILRAVSELGDHRSLLVLDEPTVFLPKEDTDLLFRVVKELVADGGMSALLVSHDMTEVLEHTDRVTVLRAGEVQAHLNTADTTDEHLVQLIVGRTLRPAKQGAPAATHHAGAVARVDDLATGHVDKLSFDVAAGEIVGLTGLAGSGFEDALAGIYGAHAATGQLTLRGTRSNLADASPRTSLTAGIVFVPADRKTQGGVGELTVEQNVTLPVIGRFRSWFGLNTAGLSGRADEIAESYDIRPRNPEALFSTLSGGNQQKAVLGKWLQDDPQLILLQEPTQGVDIGARSIIFDLLRSTAAGGVPIICASSDYDQLAAVCDRVIVLAHGRPHAELTGDDLTHELIAASVITSLTETPARPKESVS